One stretch of Chitinophaga pendula DNA includes these proteins:
- a CDS encoding L-threonylcarbamoyladenylate synthase, producing MINLEMEFEADITASLQILRNGGLILYPTDTIWGIGCDATNPAAVEKVFALKKRHESKSLVILLAEARDLVKYTSQPDPAIADIIDSFDRPTTIIYEGALGMAPNVIATDGSVAIRIVKDTFCRHLIKRLRVPLVSTSANISGEPSPANFKEVSLAIRTGVDYIVQHRQNDLQPATASRIVRIRKDGSMEIIRD from the coding sequence ATGATCAATTTGGAAATGGAATTTGAAGCGGATATCACCGCCAGCCTGCAGATACTACGCAACGGAGGACTAATACTCTATCCCACAGATACTATCTGGGGCATCGGATGCGATGCCACCAATCCCGCTGCAGTAGAAAAGGTCTTCGCCCTGAAAAAACGCCACGAAAGTAAAAGCCTGGTCATACTCCTCGCCGAAGCCAGAGACCTCGTGAAATATACCTCCCAGCCAGATCCGGCCATCGCTGATATTATCGATAGCTTCGACCGGCCTACTACCATCATCTACGAAGGAGCACTGGGCATGGCGCCCAATGTCATCGCCACCGATGGCAGCGTTGCCATCCGCATCGTGAAAGACACTTTCTGCCGCCATCTTATCAAAAGATTACGCGTACCATTGGTATCCACCTCCGCTAATATCAGTGGAGAACCCTCCCCGGCTAACTTTAAAGAGGTCAGCCTTGCGATAAGGACAGGGGTGGACTATATCGTACAACACCGGCAAAATGATCTGCAACCCGCCACAGCTTCCCGTATCGTCCGGATCAGAAAAGATGGTTCAATGGAAATAATTAGAGACTGA
- a CDS encoding glycosyltransferase family 4 protein, protein MRIAFDAKRAFQNTTGLGNYSRSLISALANRYPEHTYYLFTPRQTTRYKPEDHYNMHVVLPREQLHKWLRSAWRSKYAVKDLQRQQVDLYHGLSHEIPFGIQHSGVKSVVTMHDLIFERYPRQYNPIDVRTYRSKAIYACRHADQIIAISQQTKEDLITFYKTPAEKITVAYQSCDPVFSIHHSQDEIAGFRTRFHLPATYFLYVGSVIERKNLLGIVHAMQQLKGKVDVPLVVLGDGKQYKKKVKTAITEAGLQQHVIWLNEQTRLPQAALPLLYQGAQALLYPSIFEGFGIPILEALWSRTPVITSQGSCFGETAGDAAIYIDPLRPETLAAAMQQLLQDQQLVTGMKEKGWIHAHQFTPERCAEGVMAVYQSVMNQ, encoded by the coding sequence ATGAGAATTGCCTTCGATGCAAAACGTGCCTTTCAGAACACTACCGGGCTAGGTAACTATAGCCGGTCGCTGATCAGCGCCTTGGCTAACCGCTATCCGGAACATACCTACTACCTGTTCACACCTAGGCAAACAACACGCTACAAACCGGAAGATCACTATAACATGCACGTCGTGCTTCCCCGCGAACAGCTGCACAAATGGCTGCGTAGCGCCTGGAGAAGCAAATATGCCGTGAAAGATTTGCAACGACAACAGGTCGACCTCTACCACGGCCTCAGTCATGAAATACCTTTCGGTATACAACATAGCGGCGTCAAAAGTGTCGTAACTATGCACGATCTGATCTTTGAAAGATACCCACGCCAATATAATCCTATTGACGTGCGCACTTATCGCAGTAAGGCAATATACGCTTGCCGTCATGCAGATCAGATCATCGCTATCAGCCAACAGACCAAAGAAGATTTGATCACATTTTATAAGACACCGGCCGAAAAAATAACCGTCGCCTACCAAAGCTGCGACCCGGTATTCAGCATCCATCACAGTCAGGATGAGATCGCCGGCTTCCGCACCCGCTTCCACCTGCCCGCTACCTACTTCCTGTATGTCGGCTCCGTGATAGAACGGAAGAACCTCCTGGGCATCGTCCACGCCATGCAACAGCTCAAAGGAAAGGTGGATGTCCCGCTCGTAGTACTGGGCGATGGAAAACAGTATAAAAAGAAAGTTAAGACAGCCATCACAGAAGCAGGTCTTCAACAACACGTCATATGGCTCAACGAACAAACACGGCTGCCACAGGCAGCCCTGCCATTACTGTATCAGGGCGCGCAGGCATTGTTATACCCTTCCATATTCGAGGGGTTTGGCATTCCCATTCTCGAAGCACTCTGGAGCCGTACGCCGGTTATTACCTCACAGGGCTCCTGCTTCGGAGAGACCGCTGGCGACGCTGCCATATACATAGATCCACTACGTCCAGAGACCCTGGCCGCCGCCATGCAGCAGTTACTCCAGGATCAGCAGCTGGTGACCGGCATGAAAGAAAAAGGCTGGATACATGCACATCAGTTCACACCAGAACGTTGTGCAGAAGGAGTGATGGCCGTATACCAGTCCGTAATGAACCAATAA
- a CDS encoding 2,3,4,5-tetrahydropyridine-2,6-dicarboxylate N-succinyltransferase, whose protein sequence is MDLQQQIQTAWSDRNLLQETQYSDAVKAVIEAVDKGHLRVAEPTADGWKVNEWVKQAILMYFTIQPMETISLSPFEFYDKMKLKNNYKDLGVRVVPHAIARYGAYIAKGSILMPSYVNIGAYVDEGTMVDTWATVGSCAQIGKHVHLSGGVGIGGVLEPLQASPVIIEDGCFIGSRCIVVEGVIVEKEAVLGANVVLTQSTKIIDVSGPEPVEYKGRVPARSVVIPGTYAKKFPAGEYNVSCALIIGQRKASTDLKTSLNDTLREFNVAV, encoded by the coding sequence ATGGATTTACAACAACAAATACAGACCGCATGGAGCGACCGCAACCTGTTGCAGGAGACGCAATATTCCGACGCTGTAAAAGCTGTGATCGAAGCGGTGGATAAAGGACACTTAAGGGTAGCTGAGCCTACAGCCGATGGCTGGAAAGTAAATGAGTGGGTAAAGCAGGCGATCCTGATGTACTTCACGATACAACCGATGGAGACGATCTCTCTATCTCCATTTGAGTTTTATGACAAAATGAAGCTGAAGAATAACTATAAGGACCTGGGTGTTCGCGTAGTGCCGCATGCGATTGCCCGTTATGGTGCTTATATCGCCAAGGGTTCTATTCTGATGCCTTCTTATGTAAACATCGGCGCTTATGTAGATGAGGGTACTATGGTAGATACCTGGGCAACGGTAGGTTCCTGTGCGCAGATCGGCAAACATGTGCACCTGAGTGGTGGTGTAGGTATCGGCGGTGTATTGGAGCCCTTGCAGGCCAGCCCGGTGATCATTGAAGATGGTTGTTTTATCGGTTCCCGTTGTATTGTTGTAGAAGGTGTGATTGTAGAGAAAGAGGCCGTATTAGGTGCTAATGTCGTGCTGACACAGTCTACCAAGATCATTGATGTAAGTGGTCCTGAGCCTGTAGAGTACAAAGGCCGTGTGCCAGCCCGCAGCGTGGTAATTCCTGGTACTTATGCCAAAAAATTCCCTGCCGGCGAGTATAACGTATCTTGTGCTCTGATCATTGGTCAGCGTAAAGCATCTACTGACCTGAAGACCAGTCTGAACGATACCTTGCGTGAATTCAACGTAGCTGTATAA